One Candidatus Devosia phytovorans genomic window carries:
- a CDS encoding ABC transporter ATP-binding protein gives MSGLTVSALSVTLAGKSIVTDVSLTAAPGQLTGLIGPNGAGKSTLMRALLGLGPIGNGTVTFDGQNLLALPSRQRAQTAAYVEQSGQTDARLTARDVVALGRIPFQSLWQSMPSPEDETQIAAALAAVDMQAFATRLYHTLSGGEQQRIHIARALAQQPRLLVLDEPTSHLDVHSQLAMLALLQRRAQQTGTVVLIALHDLNLAAAFCDSLVVLHQGRLITQGTPEQVLTPALLRDIYSVDATLLTHPSSGRPLIAYDLPQ, from the coding sequence ATGAGCGGCCTCACCGTCTCCGCCCTCAGCGTCACGCTCGCCGGCAAGTCGATCGTCACTGACGTCTCCCTCACTGCTGCCCCCGGCCAGCTCACCGGCCTCATCGGCCCCAACGGCGCCGGCAAATCCACCCTGATGCGCGCCCTGCTCGGTCTCGGCCCCATCGGCAATGGCACGGTGACCTTCGACGGGCAAAACCTCCTCGCCCTCCCCAGCCGCCAGCGCGCCCAGACCGCCGCCTATGTGGAACAATCCGGCCAAACCGACGCCCGCCTCACCGCTCGCGACGTCGTCGCTCTCGGCCGCATCCCCTTCCAGTCCCTCTGGCAATCCATGCCCTCCCCCGAGGACGAGACCCAGATCGCCGCAGCCCTCGCCGCCGTCGACATGCAGGCCTTCGCCACCCGCCTCTACCACACCCTGTCCGGTGGCGAGCAGCAGCGCATCCATATCGCCCGCGCCCTCGCCCAGCAGCCGCGCCTCCTCGTCCTCGACGAACCCACCAGCCATCTCGACGTCCATTCGCAGCTGGCCATGCTCGCCCTGCTGCAGCGCCGCGCGCAACAAACCGGCACCGTGGTCCTCATCGCCCTGCACGACCTCAACCTCGCCGCCGCCTTCTGCGACAGCCTCGTCGTCCTCCACCAGGGCAGGCTGATCACCCAGGGCACCCCCGAACAGGTGCTCACCCCCGCCCTCCTGCGCGACATCTACAGCGTCGACGCCACCCTCCTCACCCACCCCAGCTCCGGCCGCCCGCTCATTGCTTACGACCTGCCGCAATAG
- the cofE gene encoding coenzyme F420-0:L-glutamate ligase encodes MALPRYSVWGISGMPEVVKGDDLVALIADAVALSLHEDPENALRDGDILVVTSKIVSKSEGMQVPATDREQAIALDTVRVVAERIHPGGVTKIVETRQGLVMAAAGIDMSNVPEGIALRLPADPDASARLLCAGLREKLGVALGIIITDTIGRPWRVGQTDMAIGAAGIQLTEDLRGENDANGRPLHVTVAVVADELAGAADLVKGKTSGIPVAVIRGLGRLVADMASPGARTLVRIGDDDMFRFGSAEAYRLGYEAAQAEMRDPVTQSKRVKQD; translated from the coding sequence ATGGCTCTGCCGCGCTATTCCGTCTGGGGCATTTCCGGCATGCCAGAAGTGGTCAAGGGTGATGACCTCGTCGCCCTGATCGCCGATGCTGTCGCCCTTTCGCTGCATGAAGATCCCGAAAACGCCTTGCGCGACGGCGACATCCTCGTCGTCACCAGCAAGATCGTCTCCAAGTCCGAAGGCATGCAGGTCCCCGCCACCGATCGCGAACAGGCCATCGCCCTCGATACCGTCCGCGTCGTCGCCGAACGCATCCACCCCGGCGGCGTGACCAAGATCGTCGAAACCCGCCAGGGCCTCGTCATGGCCGCCGCCGGCATCGACATGTCCAATGTCCCCGAAGGCATTGCCCTGCGCCTGCCCGCCGATCCCGACGCCTCCGCCCGCCTGCTCTGCGCCGGGCTGCGCGAAAAGCTCGGCGTGGCGCTGGGCATCATCATCACCGACACCATCGGCCGCCCCTGGCGCGTCGGCCAGACCGATATGGCCATCGGCGCCGCCGGCATCCAGCTCACCGAAGACCTGCGCGGCGAAAACGACGCCAATGGCCGCCCGCTCCATGTCACCGTTGCCGTGGTCGCCGACGAACTGGCCGGCGCCGCCGACCTCGTCAAGGGCAAGACCTCCGGCATTCCCGTCGCCGTCATCCGGGGCCTTGGCCGCCTCGTCGCCGACATGGCATCCCCCGGCGCGCGAACCTTGGTCCGCATCGGCGACGACGACATGTTCCGCTTCGGCTCGGCCGAAGCCTATCGCCTGGGTTATGAAGCCGCCCAGGCCGAAATGCGTGATCCCGTAACCCAATCCAAACGCGTCAAACAGGATTGA
- a CDS encoding MarR family winged helix-turn-helix transcriptional regulator: MHKPVQAEESVGYIIHEVAKAFRRRFEEEVKVHDLTLPQMRALGELVRQGGVSQTVLGAAIDADPMTIKGILDRLEKRDLVTRQQDPSDSRAKILHVTPAGEALFLAAKAVGRGIQNEAMAGLSDADLKAVTDGLLQIRNNLTRAAAPPKDDL, from the coding sequence ATGCACAAGCCCGTCCAGGCTGAAGAATCGGTCGGCTACATCATCCACGAAGTGGCCAAGGCGTTTCGCCGTCGCTTCGAGGAAGAGGTGAAGGTGCACGACCTGACGCTGCCGCAGATGCGCGCTCTGGGCGAGCTGGTGCGTCAGGGCGGCGTGTCGCAGACCGTGCTCGGCGCCGCGATCGACGCCGACCCCATGACCATCAAGGGCATTCTCGACCGGCTGGAAAAGCGCGACCTGGTCACGCGCCAGCAGGACCCGTCCGACAGCCGCGCCAAGATCCTTCATGTCACCCCGGCAGGGGAGGCACTGTTTCTGGCTGCCAAGGCGGTTGGCCGCGGCATCCAGAACGAAGCCATGGCCGGGTTGAGCGATGCCGACCTCAAGGCCGTGACCGACGGCCTCCTCCAAATTCGTAACAATCTCACACGCGCGGCGGCCCCGCCCAAGGATGACCTCTGA
- a CDS encoding iron chelate uptake ABC transporter family permease subunit, whose translation MPNEQAASTRKSLMGLGFAGLAVLLLFSIIVAVTLGPADIAPAEVWQTIAHHLGLASESPVSRLRDAIIWELRLPRVLTAAAVGAGLALCGAVMQALTRNPLADPYLLGLSSGASLGAVGFLLLGASLLMPLGAFLGAGAAMALTLLVTQLLGGATPTRAILAGISISALAAAATSFLIFWSATGDSYREILSWLMGSLSGVVWSEAAMVLIALAAIGPPVLLSGRALDAFAFGETAAASLGVDVSRLRWLLLGSTALLTGVLVSIGGAIGFVGLIIPHVVRLVTGSRHRLLLPLAMLAGAIFMIWTDTAARSLFAPRELPVGIITALIGAPIFLAVLLRYRRIT comes from the coding sequence ATGCCAAACGAGCAGGCGGCCAGCACCAGAAAATCCCTGATGGGGCTCGGCTTTGCCGGTCTGGCCGTCCTGCTCCTCTTTTCCATCATCGTCGCCGTCACCCTTGGCCCGGCCGACATAGCGCCCGCCGAGGTCTGGCAGACTATCGCGCACCACCTCGGCCTCGCCTCCGAAAGCCCCGTCTCCCGCCTGCGCGACGCCATCATCTGGGAACTCCGCCTGCCGCGCGTCCTGACTGCAGCCGCCGTCGGTGCCGGCCTCGCCCTCTGTGGCGCCGTCATGCAGGCCCTCACCCGCAACCCCCTGGCCGATCCCTATCTCCTCGGCCTCTCCTCCGGTGCATCCCTCGGCGCCGTCGGCTTCCTCCTCCTCGGTGCATCGCTCCTCATGCCCCTCGGCGCCTTCCTCGGCGCCGGTGCTGCCATGGCGCTGACCCTCCTCGTCACCCAGCTCCTCGGCGGCGCCACACCCACCCGTGCGATTCTGGCCGGCATTTCCATTTCCGCCCTCGCCGCCGCCGCCACATCCTTTCTCATCTTCTGGTCCGCCACCGGCGATTCCTACCGCGAGATCCTCTCCTGGCTGATGGGCTCGCTCTCGGGCGTCGTCTGGTCCGAAGCCGCCATGGTGCTCATCGCCCTCGCCGCGATCGGCCCGCCCGTGCTCCTCTCCGGCCGCGCCCTCGACGCCTTCGCCTTTGGCGAAACCGCCGCAGCGAGCCTCGGCGTCGATGTGTCCCGCCTGCGCTGGCTCCTGCTCGGCAGCACGGCGCTGCTCACCGGCGTGCTTGTCTCCATCGGCGGTGCCATCGGTTTCGTCGGCCTCATCATCCCCCACGTTGTCCGCCTCGTGACCGGCTCCCGCCATCGCCTGCTGCTGCCGCTCGCCATGCTGGCCGGCGCCATCTTCATGATCTGGACCGACACCGCCGCCCGCTCGCTATTTGCCCCGCGCGAACTCCCCGTCGGCATCATCACCGCCCTCATCGGCGCCCCGATCTTCCTCGCCGTCCTGCTCCGCTACAGGCGCATCACATGA
- a CDS encoding adenosylhomocysteinase produces the protein MTITDNTRAWLAQNMPRTIRAIANLPDLTGIRMAMNMHLDLKMLTLVEGLAARGAELFITTCNPTTVRNEVADAMRACGAEVQAWKDMPDADWQAAIKAGVEWGPTHLCEMGSDYTHYLMTSGATLPSVRAGLEATGSGLNRLQGKLPPWPIFNWDEVPIKEGLHNRHMVGLTTWQAFFGRTLLSLHEKRVLVVGYGTVGQGLAASARAYGGQVMVAEVDPGRKLQAAYDGWLTGSVAELAPLADVVVTGTGAHHVVPMAVIETLKDNCFLLNSGHRIDEIDIVSLAAHKHAEIIPMVTRYTLPSGKSVQLFAGGAMANLTAGEGDSLNAFDVTLALMAEGIGHIVGAGEQAEPGVHLLPQHVWQRACPPPSA, from the coding sequence ATGACGATCACCGACAATACCCGCGCCTGGCTCGCCCAGAACATGCCGCGCACCATCCGCGCCATTGCCAACCTGCCCGATCTGACGGGCATTCGCATGGCCATGAACATGCATCTCGATCTCAAGATGCTGACGCTGGTGGAAGGCCTCGCCGCCCGTGGCGCGGAACTCTTCATCACCACCTGCAACCCAACCACCGTGCGCAATGAAGTGGCCGATGCCATGCGCGCCTGCGGCGCCGAAGTGCAGGCCTGGAAAGACATGCCCGATGCCGACTGGCAGGCCGCCATCAAGGCCGGTGTCGAATGGGGCCCCACCCATCTCTGCGAAATGGGCTCGGACTATACCCATTACCTGATGACCTCCGGCGCCACGCTCCCCTCCGTCAGGGCAGGCCTCGAAGCCACAGGTTCCGGTCTCAATCGCCTCCAGGGCAAGCTGCCGCCCTGGCCGATCTTCAACTGGGATGAAGTGCCGATCAAGGAAGGCCTGCACAACCGCCACATGGTCGGCCTCACCACCTGGCAGGCCTTCTTCGGCCGCACGCTGCTGAGCCTCCATGAAAAGCGCGTCCTCGTCGTCGGCTACGGCACCGTCGGCCAGGGCCTTGCCGCCTCGGCCCGCGCCTATGGCGGCCAGGTCATGGTCGCCGAAGTCGATCCCGGCCGAAAGCTCCAGGCGGCCTACGACGGCTGGCTGACCGGCTCGGTCGCCGAGCTAGCGCCCCTGGCCGATGTCGTGGTCACCGGCACCGGCGCCCATCACGTCGTCCCCATGGCGGTCATCGAAACCCTCAAGGACAATTGCTTCCTGCTCAATTCCGGCCATCGCATCGACGAGATCGATATTGTCTCGCTGGCCGCGCACAAGCACGCCGAGATCATCCCCATGGTCACCCGCTACACCCTGCCGTCGGGTAAATCCGTCCAACTCTTCGCCGGCGGCGCCATGGCCAATCTCACGGCCGGCGAAGGCGATAGCCTCAATGCCTTCGACGTGACCCTCGCCCTGATGGCCGAGGGCATCGGCCATATCGTCGGCGCGGGTGAACAGGCCGAACCCGGCGTCCACCTCCTGCCCCAGCATGTCTGGCAGCGGGCCTGCCCGCCGCCATCGGCCTGA
- a CDS encoding putative F420-0 ABC transporter substrate-binding protein encodes MRALTLSLGFSLLALSAPAFAQTSYPLTLDNCGVSLTLDAAPDRVVTIKSTSTEMLLALGLGEKVVGVGFQDGAAPEPWTSEAAALNVLSDKLPSQEVVLEVEPDFIYGGWESNFAADGAGERATLGDLGVATYVAPAACRTIKPAKLTFDHVFAEIAEMGDIFDVAPAATTLIDEQKAELSAVTADTRDYTAVWYSSGTKAPYVGAGSGAPAMMLGALGLSNIFSDVDEGWFSASWEAVVDADPDVIVLVDAVWNSAEQKKKILAENPITSQLDAVINQRYLIIPFPASEAGIRNVPATADMAAQLAQL; translated from the coding sequence ATGCGCGCCCTCACCCTTTCTCTCGGTTTTTCGCTCCTTGCCCTCTCTGCGCCCGCCTTCGCCCAAACCAGCTACCCGCTGACGCTGGACAATTGCGGCGTCAGCCTCACCCTCGACGCCGCCCCGGATCGCGTCGTCACCATCAAATCAACCTCGACCGAAATGCTGCTGGCTCTCGGCCTCGGCGAGAAAGTCGTCGGCGTCGGATTCCAGGATGGCGCAGCCCCGGAACCCTGGACGTCAGAAGCCGCCGCCCTCAACGTCCTCTCCGACAAGCTTCCCAGCCAGGAAGTCGTGCTCGAGGTCGAGCCCGATTTCATCTATGGCGGCTGGGAGAGCAATTTCGCTGCCGACGGCGCCGGTGAGCGCGCGACCCTCGGCGACCTCGGCGTCGCCACCTATGTCGCCCCCGCCGCCTGCCGCACCATCAAGCCCGCCAAGCTGACCTTCGACCACGTCTTCGCCGAGATCGCCGAAATGGGCGATATCTTCGACGTTGCCCCAGCCGCAACGACCCTGATCGACGAGCAGAAGGCCGAACTGTCCGCCGTCACCGCCGATACGCGCGACTACACGGCCGTCTGGTATTCCTCCGGCACCAAGGCGCCCTATGTCGGCGCCGGCAGCGGCGCGCCCGCCATGATGCTCGGAGCCCTCGGCCTCAGCAATATCTTCTCCGACGTTGACGAAGGCTGGTTCTCCGCCAGCTGGGAAGCCGTGGTCGATGCCGATCCCGATGTCATCGTCCTCGTCGATGCCGTCTGGAACTCCGCCGAACAGAAGAAAAAAATCCTCGCCGAAAACCCCATCACCAGCCAGCTCGACGCGGTCATCAACCAGCGCTACCTGATCATCCCCTTCCCGGCCTCCGAAGCCGGCATCCGCAACGTCCCTGCGACCGCAGATATGGCTGCGCAACTGGCGCAACTCTGA
- the fgd gene encoding glucose-6-phosphate dehydrogenase (coenzyme-F420), whose product MRFGYKASAEQFAPNKLLQFAIEAEQAGFESVFISDHFQPWKHTDGHAPFAPAWMAAALARTEKIVVGTSVLTPTFRLHPSVVAHAFGTLGAMFPERVILGVGTGESLNEVPSTGMVWPELKERSARLREAVTLIRKLWSEDRVSFEGEYYKTQNATIYDKPEKMVPIYLAAGGPLNAKYAGRAGDGFICTSGKGAELYVDQLLPNVAVGRAESNREEKSFERMIEVKVSFDPDPEAALNNTRAWAALSLTPEEKHSVEDPAEMERLADQLPIERVAKRWIVSSDPEEHVAAIKTYMDYGFDHLVFHAPGEDQSRFLSLYAKEILPRLRAIS is encoded by the coding sequence ATGCGCTTCGGCTACAAGGCTTCCGCGGAACAGTTCGCGCCCAACAAACTCCTGCAATTCGCCATCGAAGCCGAACAGGCCGGTTTCGAATCCGTCTTTATCAGTGATCACTTCCAGCCCTGGAAGCATACCGACGGCCACGCCCCCTTCGCCCCCGCCTGGATGGCCGCGGCCCTGGCGCGCACCGAAAAGATCGTCGTCGGCACGTCCGTGCTCACCCCGACCTTCCGCCTCCACCCGTCCGTCGTCGCCCATGCCTTCGGCACGCTGGGCGCCATGTTTCCGGAACGCGTGATCCTGGGTGTCGGCACCGGCGAGTCGCTCAACGAAGTGCCCTCCACCGGCATGGTCTGGCCCGAGCTCAAGGAGCGCTCGGCGCGCCTGCGCGAAGCGGTCACCCTCATCCGCAAGCTCTGGAGCGAGGATCGCGTCAGTTTCGAGGGCGAATACTATAAGACGCAGAACGCCACGATCTACGACAAGCCCGAGAAAATGGTGCCCATCTATCTGGCCGCCGGCGGGCCGCTCAATGCCAAATATGCCGGCCGCGCTGGCGATGGCTTCATCTGCACCTCCGGCAAGGGCGCCGAACTCTATGTCGACCAGCTCCTTCCAAACGTCGCCGTGGGCCGCGCAGAATCGAACCGCGAGGAGAAATCCTTCGAGCGCATGATCGAGGTAAAAGTCTCCTTCGATCCCGATCCCGAGGCCGCGCTCAACAATACCCGCGCCTGGGCCGCCCTGTCGCTCACCCCCGAGGAAAAGCATTCGGTGGAAGACCCCGCCGAAATGGAACGCCTCGCCGACCAGCTCCCGATCGAGCGCGTGGCGAAACGCTGGATCGTTTCGTCCGACCCCGAAGAGCATGTTGCGGCGATCAAGACCTATATGGATTATGGCTTCGACCATCTGGTCTTCCACGCGCCAGGCGAGGACCAGAGCCGGTTCCTGTCGCTCTATGCCAAAGAAATCCTGCCGCGCCTGCGCGCCATTTCCTGA
- a CDS encoding MYG1 family protein, which yields MTISYLVTHSGGFHADELLSSVILTRLFPNAEIKRSRAPEWITPGADRIIYDVGGAYDAAAQIFDHHQRGAPLREDGQPYSSFGLVWKHYGRDYLSASGVPAAHVESVHAGFDGKFVLPVDLTDNGALSPSGPLADLTLPVLLETLKPVFDDKSDGADDRAFHGALAIARAFVEASIARSAAKLRAEGLVQQAIAKAGQGHVLELPMGMPFRPAVLKAGADQLLFVVHPRDKDWCLTTIRKGDEGFENRADLPASWAGLTNGELEAASGVAGASFCHNGRFVAAARTREAALAMAEIAVKEALQSPQA from the coding sequence ATGACCATATCCTATCTCGTCACCCATTCGGGTGGCTTCCATGCCGACGAGTTGCTGTCGAGTGTCATCCTGACCCGGCTGTTCCCCAATGCCGAGATCAAGCGCAGCCGGGCGCCGGAGTGGATCACGCCGGGGGCGGATCGCATCATTTATGACGTCGGCGGCGCCTATGATGCGGCAGCGCAGATCTTTGATCACCACCAGCGCGGCGCGCCTTTGCGCGAGGACGGGCAGCCCTATAGTTCGTTCGGGCTGGTGTGGAAGCATTATGGCCGGGACTATCTCAGCGCATCGGGCGTGCCGGCGGCGCATGTCGAGAGCGTGCATGCCGGTTTTGATGGCAAGTTCGTCTTGCCAGTGGATCTGACCGACAATGGTGCGCTGAGCCCGAGTGGTCCGCTGGCGGATCTGACGCTGCCGGTGCTGCTGGAGACGCTGAAGCCGGTGTTTGATGACAAGTCGGATGGGGCTGACGATCGGGCGTTCCATGGGGCGCTGGCGATTGCGCGGGCGTTCGTCGAAGCGAGCATTGCGCGCAGTGCGGCGAAACTGCGGGCCGAGGGCCTGGTGCAGCAGGCGATTGCCAAGGCAGGGCAGGGGCATGTGCTGGAGCTGCCGATGGGCATGCCGTTCCGGCCGGCAGTGCTCAAGGCGGGGGCTGACCAGCTGCTGTTCGTGGTGCATCCGCGCGACAAGGACTGGTGCCTCACCACCATCCGCAAGGGCGACGAGGGTTTTGAAAATCGCGCCGACCTGCCGGCGAGCTGGGCCGGGCTGACCAATGGCGAGCTCGAGGCGGCCTCGGGCGTGGCAGGCGCGAGCTTCTGCCATAACGGGCGGTTTGTTGCCGCGGCCAGGACGCGGGAAGCGGCGCTGGCCATGGCCGAGATTGCGGTGAAGGAAGCCCTGCAGTCGCCGCAAGCTTGA
- a CDS encoding TM2 domain-containing protein, with the protein MVNDRATAQYDIEKKSLLVAYLLWFFLGYVGAHRFYLGRVLSGLLQLAFSGLVLVLTFVSFGVLGFLWALVGLWWLIDALLIPGIVAGRNYRIADQVFGRR; encoded by the coding sequence ATGGTCAACGATCGCGCCACTGCCCAATATGATATCGAGAAGAAGTCACTGCTGGTGGCTTACCTGTTGTGGTTTTTCCTCGGTTATGTCGGGGCGCACCGCTTCTATCTCGGTCGGGTGCTGAGCGGATTGTTGCAGCTGGCGTTCTCGGGCTTGGTGCTGGTGCTGACCTTCGTCAGCTTCGGCGTGCTGGGTTTTCTGTGGGCCCTGGTGGGCCTGTGGTGGCTGATCGATGCGCTGCTCATTCCCGGCATAGTCGCCGGTCGCAACTATCGTATCGCCGATCAAGTGTTCGGTCGACGCTAG
- a CDS encoding TIGR03842 family LLM class F420-dependent oxidoreductase: MEFGITFKGFVDAERARYLVRAAEFAGFDYCWFYDSHILWRDCYAAIAMCMEHTEKLRFGPLVTNPDVRDWSVAASIFGSLAKQSGGRFDLAVGRGDSSMRVMGKKPATLARVAEFIHKTKAMVRGEEVSYGEIPAPVKFPWAVGHDMPSWIAAYGPLALKTAGEHADGVVLQLADPGLCKWFTDQCLDAGKAAGKDMSGFRSMAAAPAYFGDKARAVEATKWFPAMVGNHVADIVEKYGADSDKVPASLTSYIEKRRGYDYSKHGQADNPFLDFITPDVVENFCVLGEPDEHIAKIHALKDAGVTQFNIYLDSGDEEEIIAGYGRHVIPAFR; the protein is encoded by the coding sequence ATGGAATTCGGGATCACCTTCAAGGGATTCGTCGACGCCGAGCGCGCGCGCTATCTGGTGCGCGCCGCCGAGTTCGCCGGCTTCGACTATTGCTGGTTCTATGACAGCCACATCCTGTGGCGCGATTGCTACGCCGCCATCGCCATGTGCATGGAACACACCGAGAAACTGCGCTTCGGCCCCCTGGTCACCAATCCCGACGTGCGCGACTGGTCCGTCGCTGCCTCCATCTTCGGCTCTTTGGCCAAACAGTCCGGCGGCCGCTTCGATCTCGCCGTCGGCCGTGGCGACAGCTCCATGCGCGTCATGGGCAAGAAGCCCGCCACCCTCGCCCGCGTCGCCGAATTCATCCACAAGACCAAGGCCATGGTGCGCGGCGAGGAAGTCTCCTATGGCGAAATTCCCGCTCCGGTGAAATTCCCCTGGGCCGTCGGCCACGACATGCCCTCCTGGATCGCCGCCTATGGCCCGCTGGCCCTCAAGACCGCCGGCGAGCACGCCGATGGCGTCGTGCTCCAACTGGCCGATCCGGGCCTCTGCAAGTGGTTCACCGACCAGTGCCTCGATGCCGGCAAGGCTGCAGGCAAGGACATGTCCGGCTTCCGCTCCATGGCCGCCGCACCAGCCTATTTCGGCGACAAGGCCCGCGCCGTCGAAGCCACCAAGTGGTTCCCGGCGATGGTCGGCAATCACGTCGCCGATATCGTCGAGAAATACGGCGCCGACAGCGACAAGGTCCCCGCCTCCCTCACCTCCTATATCGAGAAGCGCCGCGGCTACGACTATTCCAAGCACGGCCAGGCCGATAACCCCTTCCTCGACTTCATCACCCCCGACGTCGTCGAAAACTTCTGCGTCCTGGGCGAACCCGACGAACACATCGCCAAGATCCACGCCCTCAAGGACGCCGGCGTCACCCAGTTCAACATCTACCTCGACAGTGGCGACGAAGAAGAAATCATCGCCGGCTACGGCCGCCACGTCATCCCGGCCTTTCGCTGA
- a CDS encoding HlyD family secretion protein, giving the protein MNAHVSEPKNAKAQPEVVVTPEVPAEPVKKRRFGRVALMVSVPVLIAAAGGYFYLTGGRFEETDNAYVQQAKVSISADIAGRITAVNVRENQQVQAGDVIFSVDPAPYQIALDQAEAALGTARVGVEQLKVTYATAQRALEAARTTLGIQQATYDRQDLLVGQGVSSASALDQPKLSLQTAQNAVTTAEQQVAAATAALGGSADIATDDHPTVKAALAQVELAQRNLGKTDVVAAADGVISQVGSLNVGQFVSMGTTIASLVETHGSWVEANFKETQLGAIQIGMKAEVAVDALSGRHIEGTVTSIGAATGAEFSLIPAQNATGNWVKVVQRIPVRIDFDADSDIQLRSGMSALVSVDTGFSTLDKMQAH; this is encoded by the coding sequence ATGAACGCCCATGTCTCTGAACCCAAGAATGCCAAGGCACAGCCCGAAGTGGTAGTGACGCCCGAAGTGCCGGCCGAGCCGGTCAAGAAGCGCCGTTTCGGCCGGGTCGCGCTGATGGTCAGCGTGCCGGTGCTGATTGCGGCGGCGGGTGGCTATTTCTACCTGACGGGTGGCCGGTTCGAGGAAACCGACAATGCCTATGTGCAGCAGGCCAAGGTGTCCATCTCGGCCGATATCGCCGGGCGCATCACGGCGGTCAATGTGCGGGAAAACCAGCAGGTGCAGGCCGGCGACGTGATCTTCAGCGTCGACCCGGCGCCCTATCAGATTGCGCTCGACCAGGCCGAGGCCGCGCTCGGTACGGCCCGGGTTGGCGTCGAACAGCTCAAGGTGACCTATGCCACGGCGCAGCGGGCGCTCGAAGCGGCCCGGACGACGCTGGGTATCCAGCAGGCCACCTATGACCGGCAGGACCTGCTGGTGGGGCAGGGGGTGTCCTCGGCCTCGGCGCTCGATCAACCAAAACTGTCACTGCAGACGGCGCAGAATGCCGTGACCACGGCAGAACAGCAGGTTGCGGCAGCGACTGCAGCCCTGGGTGGCTCGGCCGATATCGCCACCGACGATCATCCCACGGTCAAGGCGGCGCTGGCCCAGGTCGAACTGGCCCAGCGTAACCTCGGCAAAACCGATGTGGTGGCCGCCGCCGATGGCGTGATCAGCCAGGTCGGGAGCCTCAATGTCGGGCAGTTCGTATCGATGGGCACGACGATTGCGAGCTTGGTCGAAACGCATGGCAGTTGGGTGGAAGCCAATTTCAAGGAAACCCAGCTCGGCGCGATCCAGATCGGCATGAAGGCCGAAGTGGCGGTCGATGCCCTGTCGGGCCGGCATATCGAAGGCACAGTAACGTCCATTGGCGCGGCAACGGGTGCGGAATTCTCGCTGATCCCGGCGCAGAACGCGACCGGCAACTGGGTCAAGGTGGTGCAGCGCATTCCGGTCCGCATCGATTTCGATGCCGATAGCGACATCCAGCTCCGCTCGGGCATGAGCGCCCTGGTCAGCGTCGATACCGGGTTTTCGACCCTCGACAAGATGCAGGCCCACTAA